Proteins encoded in a region of the Ralstonia pseudosolanacearum genome:
- a CDS encoding NAD(P)-dependent alcohol dehydrogenase yields MNVSGYAASSATSGLAPFAFERRAPRVDDVVIDILFCGVCHTDLHLARNHGGFTTYPIVPGHEIIGRVRQVGSEVTRFKAGDMVGVGCMVDSCQHCQPCLKGWEQDCAEGPTFTYNGIDRHDGSVTYGGYSDSIVVRDKFVLSVPDRLDPAGAAPLLCAGITTWSPLHRWKVGPGSKVAVIGLGGLGHMALKLAKALGADVSLFTRSPGKEEDALRLGADHVVLSSDPAQMAAVANRFDVIIDTVPYDHDVNPYMPTLALEGVLVLVGYLGPLGTPVNAGGVVRGRRAISGSFIGGVPETQQMLNFCGQHGIVSDVEVIAIQQIDEAYERLVKSDVKYRFVIDMASLKHSGAAA; encoded by the coding sequence ATGAACGTTTCCGGTTACGCCGCGTCATCGGCCACCAGCGGGCTCGCGCCGTTCGCTTTTGAACGGCGAGCACCCCGGGTGGACGACGTTGTCATCGACATCCTGTTCTGCGGGGTGTGCCATACGGATCTGCACCTTGCCCGCAACCACGGCGGCTTTACGACGTATCCGATCGTGCCGGGCCACGAGATCATCGGCAGGGTCCGACAGGTGGGTAGCGAGGTCACACGATTCAAAGCAGGCGACATGGTTGGCGTTGGCTGCATGGTGGATTCGTGCCAGCACTGCCAGCCTTGCCTGAAGGGTTGGGAACAGGATTGCGCCGAAGGCCCCACTTTCACCTACAACGGCATCGACCGGCATGACGGTTCCGTCACCTACGGCGGCTATTCGGATTCGATCGTCGTCCGCGACAAGTTTGTGCTGTCCGTTCCGGATCGGCTGGACCCCGCCGGCGCGGCGCCGCTGCTGTGCGCGGGCATCACCACATGGTCGCCGCTGCATCGCTGGAAGGTGGGCCCGGGCAGCAAGGTCGCGGTGATTGGCCTAGGCGGGTTGGGCCACATGGCGTTGAAGCTTGCCAAGGCGCTCGGCGCCGATGTGTCGCTATTCACGCGTTCGCCGGGCAAGGAGGAGGATGCTCTCCGGCTCGGCGCCGATCACGTGGTGCTGTCGAGCGATCCAGCCCAGATGGCCGCCGTGGCAAACCGGTTCGACGTGATCATCGACACGGTGCCCTACGACCACGACGTCAATCCCTATATGCCGACGCTGGCACTCGAAGGCGTGCTCGTGCTCGTCGGCTACCTGGGTCCGCTTGGGACACCGGTGAATGCCGGCGGTGTTGTGCGTGGACGTCGCGCCATTTCAGGCTCGTTCATTGGCGGCGTGCCGGAAACCCAGCAGATGCTCAACTTCTGCGGGCAGCACGGCATCGTCTCGGACGTTGAAGTCATTGCCATCCAACAGATCGACGAAGCGTATGAGCGCCTGGTGAAGAGCGACGTGAAATATCGCTTCGTCATCGACATGGCCTCTCTCAAACACTCAGGAGCCGCTGCATGA
- a CDS encoding YciI family protein: protein MKFLCLDIPQPGATFEQYQPHMHDETRHAWKLYTGGIVRDFYFRQDRPGVALIAEADSVEAARAALNEFPLAKAGLIGWDVIPLGPFTSWQLLFAPGNP, encoded by the coding sequence ATGAAATTCCTCTGCCTCGACATCCCGCAACCCGGCGCCACTTTCGAGCAATACCAGCCGCACATGCATGACGAAACCCGCCATGCGTGGAAGCTCTACACCGGCGGCATCGTCCGCGACTTCTACTTCCGTCAGGACCGCCCCGGCGTCGCTCTGATTGCCGAGGCCGACTCGGTTGAAGCCGCACGCGCAGCGCTGAACGAATTTCCGCTCGCCAAGGCCGGGCTTATCGGCTGGGACGTGATCCCGCTCGGCCCCTTCACGAGCTGGCAACTGCTCTTCGCGCCGGGTAACCCCTGA
- a CDS encoding flavodoxin family protein, with the protein MQISIVYDSGYGHTARQAHSVADGVRRVAGAQALLVPVAENNIPWDTLETSDAIIFGAPTYNGAPSARFKQFCEDSTKRAWIDMKWRDKVAAGFTNSGAQNGDKLHSLISMALFAAQHGMLWVGLDLKPGNDSSSGTVHDLNRLGSWLGAMAQSNGDQGPDDTPIQSDLDTAAYLGQRVAETLRRLQPA; encoded by the coding sequence ATGCAGATTTCGATCGTCTATGACAGCGGCTACGGCCACACCGCGCGGCAAGCCCATAGCGTGGCGGATGGCGTGCGGCGTGTCGCGGGTGCCCAAGCGCTGTTGGTCCCCGTCGCGGAAAACAATATCCCCTGGGACACGCTCGAGACGAGCGACGCGATTATCTTCGGCGCTCCCACCTACAACGGTGCCCCCAGCGCCCGCTTCAAGCAGTTCTGCGAAGACTCGACCAAGCGCGCCTGGATCGACATGAAATGGCGCGACAAAGTCGCTGCCGGCTTCACCAATTCGGGCGCGCAGAACGGCGACAAGCTGCACTCGTTGATCTCGATGGCGCTGTTTGCCGCCCAGCACGGCATGTTGTGGGTGGGGCTCGACCTGAAGCCCGGCAACGACAGCAGCAGCGGCACAGTACATGACCTCAACCGCCTGGGAAGTTGGCTCGGCGCGATGGCGCAATCCAATGGCGACCAGGGCCCCGACGACACCCCCATCCAGAGCGACCTCGACACCGCCGCCTACCTCGGGCAGCGCGTGGCCGAGACGCTGCGCCGGCTACAGCCGGCCTGA
- a CDS encoding LysR family transcriptional regulator → MKTDMRGRLDGVAVFVEAVEAGGFARAAERLALSRSAVGKAIARLETRLGVRLFHRTTRTQNLTEDGQIYYERCLRAIEELRAAESLLDSGKHEVAGRLRVTMPVLFGRYCIAPILLDFARQHPKLELELSFSDRPVDMIAEGFDLGIRNGALGEATGLCARPLATQPKVLCAAPAYLKACGEPDTIEALAGHDLLIHWRTGHPYPWLLPDADGRLTEARLASRLRFDDLEVTADAAVAGLGIAWLPRWLVRDRIEAGALAVLWAGRPTASMDSHAIWPATDYMPLRVRLLIDTLVEKLPLVMGVEAPIVRPGWHEPRITAGDAPSPRGKRRAR, encoded by the coding sequence ATGAAAACCGACATGCGCGGCCGGCTGGACGGCGTTGCTGTCTTCGTGGAAGCGGTCGAGGCGGGCGGCTTTGCGCGTGCTGCCGAACGGCTTGCGCTTTCACGCTCGGCCGTGGGCAAAGCGATTGCACGACTGGAAACTCGCCTTGGCGTGCGGCTTTTCCATCGGACCACGCGCACCCAAAACCTGACCGAAGACGGGCAGATCTACTACGAGCGCTGCCTGCGCGCGATCGAGGAACTCCGCGCGGCTGAATCGCTGCTCGACTCCGGCAAGCACGAAGTGGCCGGGCGCTTGCGCGTGACGATGCCCGTTCTCTTCGGCCGTTACTGCATAGCGCCGATCCTGCTCGATTTCGCCCGCCAGCATCCCAAGCTGGAACTTGAACTTAGTTTCAGCGACAGACCCGTCGACATGATTGCAGAAGGTTTTGATCTAGGCATCCGGAATGGTGCGCTAGGCGAGGCCACTGGTTTGTGCGCCCGCCCTCTTGCCACGCAGCCCAAGGTCTTGTGCGCGGCCCCTGCGTATCTCAAGGCGTGCGGCGAGCCCGACACGATTGAAGCCCTGGCCGGCCACGATCTGCTGATCCACTGGCGCACGGGCCACCCCTATCCGTGGCTGCTGCCCGATGCGGACGGACGCCTGACCGAAGCGCGGCTCGCGTCGCGGTTGCGGTTTGACGATCTGGAGGTCACGGCGGATGCCGCCGTGGCGGGCCTGGGCATCGCGTGGTTGCCGCGGTGGCTGGTGCGAGACCGCATTGAAGCGGGGGCACTCGCCGTGCTGTGGGCCGGCCGGCCTACGGCTTCCATGGACAGTCATGCCATCTGGCCGGCAACGGACTACATGCCACTGCGTGTGCGCCTGCTGATCGACACGCTCGTGGAAAAGCTGCCGCTTGTCATGGGCGTGGAGGCCCCCATCGTGCGCCCAGGGTGGCATGAGCCGCGCATCACCGCCGGCGATGCGCCTTCACCACGCGGCAAGCGCCGTGCGCGCTGA
- a CDS encoding antibiotic biosynthesis monooxygenase family protein, which yields MSRFEPLDPGFPVSRQVEIDTGPIVMLNLCTMAPEDEDAFLAAWAEDSRFMKRQPGFISTQLHRAIGDNPTYVNYAVFDNVAAWRDAFRHPEFQERLKAHPPSVTARPHLFEKVAVPGLCTA from the coding sequence ATGTCCAGATTTGAACCGCTTGATCCTGGCTTTCCGGTCTCCCGCCAAGTGGAGATCGACACGGGCCCCATTGTGATGCTCAACCTCTGCACGATGGCGCCAGAAGACGAAGACGCATTTCTCGCCGCTTGGGCAGAGGACTCTCGCTTCATGAAACGCCAGCCCGGCTTTATTTCCACGCAGTTGCACCGTGCGATTGGCGACAACCCGACCTACGTGAACTACGCGGTCTTCGACAACGTGGCGGCTTGGCGCGACGCCTTCCGGCATCCCGAGTTTCAGGAACGGCTCAAGGCGCATCCGCCATCGGTGACGGCGCGCCCGCATCTATTCGAGAAGGTGGCCGTACCCGGTCTGTGCACGGCGTAA
- a CDS encoding NAD(P)-dependent alcohol dehydrogenase, whose amino-acid sequence MQRIEYSKYGGPECMAIRKFDLAPPEAGEVAVRVEFAAINPIDWKLRNGQMKIVTGRRFPRGMGMDFSGTVMAFGKGVTRFRIGDPVFGLARFKESGALAQAVVTKEAFLARKPDNVPFEQAACLGTPGVTAWNGLIDKAKLKAGQRVFINGCAGAVGEAAVQIAQLFGATVWGTCSARDMERARSLGVERLYDYRTTNLSQIAERFDVVYDTSATMSVAVGIAMLRPGGVYLDLNPGPGKLMRALFDRRLKPVIGAPRAEILEKLSEAAVEQRFSIPVGETVPLSGAIQLITELEAGRKLGGKGLVAME is encoded by the coding sequence ATGCAACGTATTGAATACAGCAAGTATGGTGGGCCGGAATGCATGGCCATCCGCAAGTTCGATCTTGCCCCGCCAGAGGCAGGTGAGGTGGCAGTGCGTGTCGAATTCGCTGCTATCAACCCCATCGATTGGAAGCTGCGCAACGGGCAGATGAAGATTGTGACGGGCCGCCGGTTTCCCCGGGGCATGGGGATGGACTTCTCCGGAACTGTCATGGCTTTCGGCAAGGGTGTGACTCGCTTTCGGATAGGTGACCCCGTGTTTGGGCTCGCACGCTTCAAGGAGAGCGGCGCGTTGGCGCAGGCTGTGGTCACAAAGGAGGCCTTCCTCGCCCGCAAGCCGGACAACGTTCCATTCGAGCAAGCCGCGTGTCTAGGCACACCTGGGGTCACCGCCTGGAACGGCTTGATCGACAAGGCAAAGCTCAAGGCCGGGCAACGCGTCTTCATCAATGGCTGCGCTGGCGCAGTTGGCGAAGCAGCAGTGCAGATCGCCCAGCTTTTCGGCGCGACGGTCTGGGGCACTTGTAGTGCGCGCGACATGGAGCGCGCCCGGTCCCTAGGCGTGGAGCGTCTCTACGACTATCGAACGACAAACCTGTCGCAGATCGCCGAGCGTTTCGATGTCGTGTATGACACTTCCGCGACGATGTCGGTCGCGGTGGGCATTGCTATGTTGCGGCCAGGTGGCGTGTATCTGGATCTGAATCCGGGACCGGGCAAGCTCATGCGGGCGCTATTCGACCGGCGATTGAAACCGGTGATCGGTGCGCCGCGCGCCGAGATTCTGGAAAAGCTGTCCGAAGCCGCGGTGGAGCAGCGATTCAGCATCCCGGTAGGCGAAACGGTTCCACTGAGCGGTGCGATCCAGTTGATCACGGAGCTGGAGGCGGGACGAAAGCTCGGTGGAAAAGGCCTCGTGGCCATGGAGTGA
- a CDS encoding helix-turn-helix transcriptional regulator has protein sequence MSRSHRLFDLMQALRRHRRTVSGQALARELGVSLRTIRRDVATLQGMGADIDAEPGVGYILQPGFLLPPLSFTEEEIQALVIGAQWVSRQTDDNLALAVKNALAKIYAILPPNMRSAVDDDTVYVGLPTKAAMPLDLSEIRRALREQRKVRITLSAPHDVAAEQVIWPIMLGFVDGKRFIAAWCELDAVFRVIGMDSIAGAQVLANRYTRNRRQLVKEWRNQEMRPCNGQDPEC, from the coding sequence GTGTCCAGAAGTCATCGGCTGTTCGATCTGATGCAAGCGCTGCGTCGACACCGCCGGACGGTGTCGGGACAAGCGCTCGCGCGCGAGTTGGGCGTGTCCCTTCGAACCATCCGCCGTGACGTGGCGACACTCCAGGGTATGGGCGCTGATATCGACGCGGAGCCCGGTGTCGGCTACATCCTGCAGCCGGGCTTCCTTCTGCCGCCGCTTTCGTTCACGGAAGAGGAGATTCAGGCACTGGTGATCGGCGCGCAGTGGGTCAGCCGCCAGACCGATGACAACCTCGCGCTCGCTGTGAAGAACGCACTGGCCAAGATCTACGCGATTCTGCCGCCGAACATGCGGTCAGCTGTGGATGACGACACGGTTTACGTGGGGCTTCCAACAAAAGCCGCCATGCCGCTTGATCTCAGTGAAATCCGGCGTGCGTTACGGGAACAGCGCAAGGTGCGCATCACCTTATCCGCGCCACATGATGTTGCCGCCGAACAGGTGATCTGGCCGATCATGCTCGGTTTCGTGGATGGCAAGCGGTTTATCGCGGCCTGGTGTGAGCTTGATGCCGTGTTCCGCGTGATCGGCATGGACAGCATTGCCGGCGCACAAGTCCTTGCTAATCGCTACACGCGAAACCGCCGTCAACTCGTTAAGGAATGGCGCAACCAGGAAATGCGCCCGTGCAATGGTCAAGATCCCGAATGCTAA
- a CDS encoding AraC family transcriptional regulator — translation MVTPNVLRRAQLPGDLFARENVRLDSTNFFKLWRAIQAESEAVHGECPAPLNIAKVMSSDWFDPELFAALCSANLGGALDRIAKYVRLVAPIAIKIDRSSTQSTVTIDFLDPVEAPPAVFLAFKLVFFVQLARLATRYPVNPLRVSWPLAGEPEPDLLQYKAYFGVPVGNSPLATLVFAASDIDRPFLTENHKMWSFFEPALRQRLADLDRSASMAERLRSVLLEALPAGDLSMRVVCSKLGVSTRTLQRRLKEEGTSFQETLDGLRESLAKHYLQNSAMSAAEISFLLGFEDPNSFARAFQARTGTTPQAVRIAGSDNAAS, via the coding sequence TTGGTCACGCCCAACGTGCTACGCCGGGCACAGCTTCCAGGCGACTTATTCGCTCGGGAGAACGTCCGTCTGGACTCGACAAACTTTTTCAAGCTTTGGCGGGCTATCCAGGCCGAATCGGAAGCAGTTCACGGCGAATGTCCGGCTCCGCTGAATATCGCAAAAGTGATGTCCTCCGACTGGTTCGACCCGGAGCTGTTTGCTGCGTTATGCAGCGCCAACTTGGGTGGAGCATTGGACCGCATTGCCAAGTACGTGAGGTTGGTCGCGCCGATTGCGATCAAGATCGACCGTTCATCGACGCAGTCCACGGTGACCATTGATTTTCTGGACCCCGTCGAAGCGCCACCAGCCGTGTTCCTGGCGTTCAAGCTTGTCTTCTTTGTGCAGCTGGCACGATTGGCGACCCGTTATCCGGTAAACCCCTTACGCGTGAGCTGGCCCCTAGCGGGGGAGCCCGAGCCGGACCTGCTGCAGTACAAAGCGTACTTCGGCGTTCCTGTTGGAAACAGTCCGTTAGCGACACTGGTCTTCGCGGCAAGCGACATAGATCGCCCGTTCCTGACGGAAAACCACAAGATGTGGTCGTTTTTCGAACCAGCGCTTCGGCAGCGGCTTGCGGATCTGGACCGGAGCGCCAGCATGGCGGAGCGGCTGCGCAGCGTGCTTCTTGAGGCGTTGCCGGCCGGCGACCTTTCGATGCGAGTGGTCTGCAGTAAGTTGGGGGTTAGCACCCGAACACTTCAGCGGCGATTGAAGGAGGAAGGCACGAGTTTCCAGGAGACTCTCGATGGTTTGCGAGAATCGCTAGCGAAACACTACCTTCAGAACTCGGCCATGTCTGCCGCTGAGATCTCCTTCCTGCTTGGCTTCGAAGATCCAAACTCCTTTGCACGCGCCTTTCAAGCCAGAACAGGAACAACCCCGCAAGCGGTACGCATAGCCGGAAGCGACAACGCCGCTTCTTGA
- a CDS encoding SDR family NAD(P)-dependent oxidoreductase produces MKKTILITGASSGFGLLLGKHLHQQGLNVIGTSREPEKYADKVPFKLLQLNIDDENSINFFVEELFQHTKQLDVLVNNAGYMLTGIAEETSVDLGRKQFETNFWGTVKVTNALLPHFRAQKHGQIITVSSIVGLIGPPNLSYYTASKHAVQGYFKSLRFELHQFNIKVSMVEPVWFKTNLGKHSTNVTNGKIADYNAYRKQVTAATQKGMDEAEAPDAVVNTITKLINSKEPKFSNPVGKMTGMILFLQSYAPKMFEGSILKSVQAAK; encoded by the coding sequence ATGAAAAAGACGATCCTGATTACAGGCGCATCCTCCGGCTTTGGTCTGCTGCTGGGAAAGCATCTTCACCAACAAGGCCTCAATGTCATCGGGACCAGTCGTGAACCCGAAAAATATGCGGACAAAGTGCCCTTCAAACTGCTTCAGCTGAATATTGATGACGAAAATTCAATCAATTTTTTTGTTGAAGAGTTGTTCCAGCATACCAAGCAGCTCGACGTACTGGTGAACAATGCCGGCTATATGCTCACCGGAATTGCCGAAGAAACATCGGTCGACCTCGGTCGCAAGCAGTTCGAGACCAATTTTTGGGGAACAGTGAAGGTAACAAATGCCTTGTTGCCACACTTCCGTGCGCAAAAACACGGACAAATTATTACCGTAAGCTCGATTGTTGGCTTGATCGGCCCCCCGAATCTTTCCTACTACACCGCATCAAAACATGCGGTTCAAGGCTATTTTAAATCCCTGCGCTTCGAACTGCATCAATTCAACATCAAAGTCAGTATGGTGGAGCCGGTCTGGTTCAAGACAAACCTTGGCAAGCATTCCACCAATGTGACGAACGGGAAGATTGCTGACTACAACGCGTATCGGAAGCAGGTCACCGCCGCGACGCAGAAGGGCATGGATGAAGCGGAAGCTCCTGACGCGGTAGTCAATACCATTACCAAGCTGATCAACTCTAAGGAGCCGAAGTTCAGCAACCCGGTCGGGAAGATGACGGGCATGATCCTTTTTCTTCAAAGCTACGCGCCGAAGATGTTCGAAGGCTCTATCCTCAAAAGCGTACAAGCGGCCAAGTAA
- a CDS encoding IS630 family transposase, whose product MRLVERSRRRPPQVAAREHGRHGGRRCARRISDTGADRAARAGSSWATAAMSDRDTGRGAQARRLLFQAQPLLAQKKRCEEEFAVKADVLGKLQQAARDQAIRLLYLDEAGFAASPVVQRAWSPRGLPHCVEPHSHCRRSVLGAFDYGQNSLIHAAHAHSIKGPDVEQFLDALIRQDDSRPTIIVLDNAAIHHSISEETRDRWFREHKALLFFLPPYSPELNMIEIVWKHFKYHWRRFVNWTRDTIDAELAELLSGYGSKFQINFS is encoded by the coding sequence GTGCGGCTTGTTGAGCGGTCACGGCGGCGGCCGCCCCAGGTCGCTGCCCGAGAACATGGTCGCCACGGCGGTCGACGCTGCGCGCGCCGAATCTCTGACACTGGCGCAGATCGCGCAGCGCGTGCAGGAAGTTCATGGGCAACCGCTGCCATGTCAGATCGAGACACTGGGCGCGGCGCTCAAGCGCGAAGGCTTCTCTTTCAAGCGCAACCGCTACTCGCTCAAAAAAAACGGTGCGAAGAGGAGTTCGCTGTGAAAGCAGACGTGCTCGGCAAGCTCCAGCAGGCCGCGCGCGACCAGGCCATCCGGCTCCTCTATCTCGATGAGGCTGGCTTTGCAGCTTCGCCCGTTGTGCAGCGCGCATGGTCACCACGAGGGCTGCCCCATTGTGTTGAACCGCACAGCCACTGCCGACGTTCTGTGCTCGGTGCGTTCGACTACGGGCAGAACAGCCTGATTCACGCCGCGCATGCGCACAGCATCAAAGGCCCCGATGTCGAGCAGTTTCTCGATGCGCTGATTCGGCAAGACGACAGCCGACCCACCATCATCGTCCTCGACAACGCAGCCATTCATCACAGCATCAGCGAGGAAACCCGCGACCGCTGGTTCAGGGAACACAAAGCGCTCCTGTTCTTTCTGCCGCCCTACAGCCCCGAACTGAACATGATCGAGATCGTCTGGAAGCACTTCAAATATCACTGGCGTCGCTTCGTCAACTGGACACGCGACACCATCGACGCTGAACTAGCCGAACTCCTATCCGGCTACGGCTCCAAATTTCAAATCAATTTTTCGTGA
- a CDS encoding YciI family protein: protein MKYYLCKYIPPRSDFLATMSSDEKEWMKQHGEYLNRLLDQGLIVAHGPVIDATGGYGVSLYQIPDELDISDLTSADPIVKHGVGHYEHYTMLHLKARG from the coding sequence TTGAAATATTACCTCTGCAAATATATTCCGCCGCGTTCCGATTTTCTGGCAACCATGTCATCCGATGAGAAGGAATGGATGAAGCAGCACGGCGAGTACTTAAATAGGCTTCTTGATCAAGGGCTCATCGTTGCCCATGGCCCTGTCATTGATGCGACAGGCGGCTACGGGGTGTCCCTGTACCAAATCCCCGATGAGCTGGACATCTCGGACCTCACTTCGGCAGATCCGATCGTCAAGCATGGCGTGGGCCACTATGAGCATTACACCATGCTCCATCTGAAAGCGCGCGGCTGA
- a CDS encoding SDR family NAD(P)-dependent oxidoreductase, translating into MTTALITGASSGIGAIYARRFAARGHNLVLVARSTDRLNALATELREAHDVGVEVITADLTDSLGLEPVLKRLRAEPSIDILVNNAGAGLIGDFANADRADMHKLLRLNVLAPTLLASAAIDGMVRRGSGSVVNIASVLALLPEYSHGIYAATKSYVLTLSQSLAAELTSKGIYIQAVLPAATRTEIYDRAGGDISKVPNVMEVEDLVDAALVGFDRKELVTIPPVPDVAAWDAFEQARGILAQGFSNSQPAPRYLAPNGAA; encoded by the coding sequence ATGACTACAGCACTCATTACGGGCGCCTCAAGCGGCATCGGCGCCATCTACGCCCGTCGCTTCGCAGCGCGAGGCCACAATCTGGTCCTCGTCGCACGCTCAACTGATCGGCTCAACGCTCTCGCGACCGAACTCCGTGAGGCGCATGACGTTGGAGTCGAAGTCATTACCGCCGATCTGACCGACAGCCTTGGGTTGGAACCAGTACTCAAGCGACTGCGCGCCGAGCCGTCCATTGACATTCTTGTCAATAACGCTGGCGCAGGGCTGATCGGCGACTTCGCGAACGCAGACCGCGCCGATATGCACAAATTGCTGCGACTGAACGTCCTCGCGCCAACGTTGCTTGCTTCCGCGGCAATAGATGGGATGGTAAGGCGCGGCAGCGGCTCGGTCGTCAATATCGCGTCCGTCCTGGCGCTGCTTCCCGAGTACTCGCACGGCATCTACGCGGCGACGAAATCTTACGTGCTTACGCTGTCGCAAAGCTTGGCGGCCGAGCTTACATCGAAGGGAATCTACATTCAGGCAGTCTTGCCCGCAGCCACCCGCACTGAGATCTACGACCGTGCAGGAGGCGACATCAGCAAGGTGCCAAACGTTATGGAGGTTGAAGATTTGGTGGATGCAGCGTTGGTCGGCTTCGACCGGAAGGAATTGGTGACCATTCCCCCAGTTCCGGATGTCGCTGCCTGGGATGCTTTCGAACAAGCGCGGGGCATTCTCGCCCAAGGCTTCAGCAATTCGCAGCCGGCACCACGCTACCTAGCCCCCAATGGCGCCGCTTAA
- a CDS encoding NAD-dependent succinate-semialdehyde dehydrogenase: MAYRTLNPFTEQTVREFAEHTDDEVEAALARAHALYQSPWSKGDIGPRLAVLEKFAVLLKENRNVLAQTMALEMGKPVAQGQIEVDLCEWIARFYATNSRELLKPQPVENDIWEGWVEFHPIGIVLAVEPWNFPLYQLTRVVIPAIAIGNPVIFKHSSIVPQCAALFESLIRQAGAPDGAATNLLVSASKIEQLISDPRIQGVALTGSEGAGSKVGAKASAMLKKSTLELGGSDVFVVLDDADIQKAVEAGISARLANAGQVCTAAKRFLIQRSVAQQFTEAFVAGMKSVPMGDPLQQETALGPLSSPEALEGLIRQVDDAVKHGAQTLTGGKHASRQGFFYEPTVLVGITADNPAYYQEFFGPVAQIFVVDDDDAIVAQANDSLFGLGGTIFSRNTDRARTLASRIETGMVFINTPTTSRPSLPFGGIKRSGYGRELGEAGIKEFANRKLVVVSKD, encoded by the coding sequence ATGGCATACAGAACTCTCAATCCCTTTACCGAACAAACTGTTCGCGAATTTGCCGAGCACACCGATGACGAGGTCGAAGCAGCGTTGGCACGTGCCCACGCTCTTTACCAGTCGCCCTGGTCGAAAGGAGACATTGGGCCGCGGCTCGCGGTCCTGGAAAAATTCGCGGTTCTACTGAAAGAAAATCGCAACGTACTCGCCCAAACGATGGCATTGGAGATGGGCAAGCCGGTTGCACAGGGGCAGATTGAGGTCGATCTCTGTGAGTGGATCGCACGCTTCTACGCCACCAATTCGCGGGAACTGCTGAAACCGCAGCCGGTGGAGAACGATATCTGGGAGGGATGGGTAGAGTTCCACCCGATCGGGATCGTGCTGGCGGTTGAACCCTGGAACTTCCCTCTTTACCAACTCACGCGTGTCGTAATCCCCGCCATCGCTATTGGCAATCCCGTCATATTCAAGCACTCCAGCATCGTGCCGCAATGCGCCGCGTTGTTTGAGAGCCTCATACGGCAGGCAGGCGCCCCCGACGGGGCCGCCACGAACCTGCTCGTGTCGGCCAGCAAGATTGAGCAGCTCATCAGTGACCCCCGTATTCAGGGCGTCGCATTGACGGGTTCGGAGGGCGCTGGCAGCAAAGTTGGCGCCAAGGCGTCCGCGATGCTGAAGAAATCCACGCTGGAACTCGGCGGCAGCGATGTCTTTGTCGTTCTAGATGACGCCGACATCCAGAAGGCGGTAGAGGCGGGCATTTCCGCCCGGCTGGCCAATGCCGGCCAGGTTTGCACAGCCGCTAAGCGGTTCCTCATCCAGCGCAGCGTTGCTCAGCAATTTACCGAAGCGTTCGTTGCAGGTATGAAAAGCGTGCCCATGGGCGACCCGCTGCAGCAAGAGACTGCGCTGGGGCCGCTCTCATCGCCCGAAGCGCTGGAAGGACTCATCCGGCAAGTAGACGATGCCGTCAAGCATGGGGCACAGACCCTCACGGGCGGCAAACACGCGAGTCGCCAGGGATTCTTCTATGAGCCCACGGTGCTTGTCGGCATCACCGCGGACAACCCAGCTTACTACCAGGAATTTTTCGGGCCGGTAGCTCAGATATTCGTTGTCGATGACGACGACGCGATAGTCGCCCAAGCGAACGATTCGCTTTTTGGTCTTGGAGGCACCATTTTTTCGCGCAACACCGACCGCGCACGGACCCTAGCCTCACGCATTGAAACCGGGATGGTGTTCATCAATACACCAACCACATCCCGACCTAGTTTGCCTTTCGGAGGCATCAAACGCTCCGGCTATGGACGCGAACTGGGCGAGGCCGGCATCAAAGAGTTCGCCAACCGCAAACTGGTGGTGGTGAGCAAGGACTAG
- a CDS encoding SCP2 sterol-binding domain-containing protein: MFRFKIVLLVLAKLLQRAAKSNPDCVSHVKGKDLTFQIRTIKGDGRYFTVKNGEIKSASGLVKNPKFTLTFRDGRSGFSVLSAKDGKEAFLSALHQQDLVVTGDFVEVMWFQRLADYLKQ; encoded by the coding sequence ATGTTCAGGTTCAAAATTGTTCTGCTGGTTCTCGCAAAGCTGTTGCAGCGGGCGGCAAAAAGCAATCCCGATTGCGTGAGCCACGTAAAGGGCAAGGATTTGACATTTCAGATCCGAACGATTAAGGGGGACGGCCGGTATTTCACGGTAAAAAATGGAGAAATAAAGTCGGCTTCTGGGCTGGTGAAAAATCCGAAATTTACGTTGACATTCAGAGATGGAAGAAGCGGATTCTCTGTTCTTTCGGCTAAGGATGGGAAAGAGGCATTTCTCTCCGCGCTGCATCAGCAAGACCTCGTCGTCACCGGTGATTTTGTTGAGGTAATGTGGTTCCAAAGATTGGCTGATTATTTGAAACAGTAA